One Hordeum vulgare subsp. vulgare chromosome 4H, MorexV3_pseudomolecules_assembly, whole genome shotgun sequence DNA window includes the following coding sequences:
- the LOC123448039 gene encoding B3 domain-containing protein Os11g0156000-like has translation MAMNPLSQEHPNAWPWGVAMYTNLHYQQYHYEKEHLFEKALTPSDVGKLNRLVIPKQHAERCFPLGGESGEKGLLLSFDDEAGKPWRFRYSYWTSSQSYVLTKGWSRYVKEKHLDAGDVVHFERVRGLGTGDRLFIGCRRRGDVSAPTAVPPPPAVRVVPASGHNPREQQPWSPMCYSTSGSYPTSPATSHAYRRSAEHDHSDMHHAGEPQWDADARSCSPASAPTRRLRLFGVNLDCGPEPEAEAAPATYGYVHQNPYAAMSPVPSNRGS, from the exons ATGGCCATGAATCCTCTCTCCCAGGAGCACCCCAATGCATGGCCATGGGGGGTGGCCATGTACACGAACCTGCACTACCAGCAGTACCACTACGAGAAGGAGCACCTGTTTGAGAAGGCCCTCACGCCCAGCGATGTAGGCAAGCTCAACAGGCTGGTGATCCCGAAGCAGCACGCCGAGAGGTGCTTCCCTCTTGGCGGCGAGTCTGGGGAGAAGGGCTTGCTCCTGTCCTTTGACGACGAAGCCGGCAAGCCGTGGCGGTTCAGGTACTCGTACTGGACCAGCAGCCAGAGCTACGTGCTCACCAAGGGCTGGAGCCGGTACGTCAAGGAGAAGCATCTGGACGCCGGCGACGTCGTGCACTTTGAGAGGGTGCGCGGCCTCGGCACCGGCGACCGTCTCTTCATCGGCTGCAGGCGCCGCGGCGACGTCAGTGCACCAACAGCAGTGCCACCACCGCCTGCCGTGCGTGTGGTGCCGGCCTCCGGGCACAACCCCAGGGAGCAGCAGCCATGGAGCCCAATGTGCTACAGCACATCCGGCTCATACCCTACTAGCCCGGCCACCTCCCACGCCTACCGTCGCTCAGCAGAGCACGATCACAGCGACATGCACCATGCAG GAGAACCCCAGTGGGACGCAGACGCCAGAAGCTGCAGCCCAGCCTCGGCACCGACACGCCGGCTCAGGTTGTTCGGCGTGAACCTCGACTGCGGGCCAGAGCCAGAGGCAGAAGCCGCGCCGGCGACGTACGGCTACGTGCACCAGAACCCCTACGCCGCCATGTCTCCAGTTCCCAGCAACCG tggcagttga